The window aatagttcaAATTTAAGATGGAttaatggggtagagtaccttggaatttatagtggagtgtggcgatgtggagagtcccagttgataaCGAATGGTCCTCGTAGTAGATAGGCATTCCTAGTTGGTAGGACTCCTCTTGGTTGGTTGATCTCCCATGGGAGGTAAAGTCTTAGTAGGGAGGATGTTCCTGATAGATAGACATTCATACGCCCTTGCATATTGGATAAGGTTATTGGTGCATGAGTCCATCTGGAATTGTGTCTCTGGTAGGTGGTACCCTCAACTGATGAGGTACTGCATATTTTGTCGATGATGGTTGTAGCTTGCATGTAGTATTTGGTCTTGGTTCTTGGACTTCCTTGTTGGTTATTTGCTTTCCGGGCTAATCAAGTGAGACGTAAGGTGGCCGGGCTGGGATGGCCTTCCCATTTGGGGGCCAAGACACGTGGCTACTCACGATTGACCAGTGTAATTTTGGGTTTCCCAATAATCATAACTTATGAGGGTGGTGGtattcctacttattaattaatacaaaacaCGAGGTAGTATAAACTCCTTATGtgatttaaggaaaaaaaaaaccgaagcatatctcatgtgatttTAATTTGGGACTCCTTGAAACCATTTAAGAACTGGAACCGGCCCACCCATAAGGTTGGTATtggatctcaagtttggaaCCGTTTAGCTTCTTGGTCCGATTCTGGTCATTATCCCTTAGGTTCGGAACCGTTAACAATCTCCAGAACCGGAtccattgacacccttacctaaaATGTGTAAGGGCGATTTCAAACCGACCATTTGACACCCGCTACAAGGCTAGAACAGTCCTGGTCCATAGGTCACCGCCATCTCAAACAACCAACGGCAAGTGTGAGAAAGCGGATGAAAAAGCGAATATTTCATGCCCCTTCCAAACAAATCCAAACACAGCCTGAGTTCAATTCCTTTcagagaaaatgaacatatagaACTGCCTGAACAGTGAACAACAGAAAGAATTGAATTGAAGAGATGGATTCATCACAAAACTCGTTTTCTGCGACTGGAAATGGCCCCATCAAGCTAAGCAAGGAGACCGATGATCAGAAGCAGAATCTCAACCAAGTCATCAATTCAATACAGAAGACGCTCGGTCATCTCCTACAGCTCCATGTCACCGTTTCCTCTTTCAGCGTTGCTTCTCAACTCCCTCTCCTGCAACGATTGTAAATGGATTACACTTCAGCCCCCTTTGTCAACTAACCTTTTTCAATTCATTTCTTCTTATACATTGAAACgcctttatttctttgtttctacGGTATATTATAGCCTTAGGTTATTTCCTGATTTTAGGGTGTTACCTTCTACTGTTGCAGGAATGCTCTGGTTTCGGAGCTTGATACCATGCAGAAATTGGCTGAAAATTGTAACATTCAGGTTCCAATGGAGGTTGTTAAGTGAGTCTTTACTCTTAATGTCGTGTTTTATTCCGACGCAGTGGTTTATTGTTCTTTCATAATTTACgtttttatataatattttcTGCTATTTGTAAGCTGATGTCTAgaagaaaatatttataattgCTGGTGATTTAGTTTAATTGATGACGGGAAGAATCCGGATGAGTTAACAAGAGATATTTTCAATAGCTGCATCGCGAGAAATCAAATCACAAAAGGGAAAACTGATGCGTTCAAGGTATTGTTTCTTTCTGTTCATGTCTGGGGAATCCAAATgttgctttcttttttcttaggttAATGTCATTGTTTCATTGCTATATCTGCGTACATGCTTTTCGAAGGAATGCAATGATTTTGAATGATGGCAATCTTGTTTAAATTCCTCACCTATTGCTGTCACTCCTTATTCTAATGTATTACTTTCTTGGTATTGGTGCCCTGTGAATTGATGGAGTTAAGGTTTAttagacaaaaacaaaaatggagaagaggTCTCGTTACGAAACACAGTTTTCATTTTTAATCGAAACATGTACGAAGTTAGATGTTACGTGCATCAGCTTTCATGGGTTATTTATCCTATGTATTAATGTGTGCTATTATCATATGGTGTTAGTGGGCAGGGAATTGTATTCATCAGGGTTATTTAGTCAGCATGGGGTTTTCTGTTCTTTTATGTAGTTGGGTAGTTTAAGGGGTTATCAACGTAGTGGGTAGAAGTTATTAGTGAAGTGGCTAGGAGTTATTAGCGAAGTGAGATGCCTAGTTGTACTAGGTAGTTATCCTGTGTGCCTATTTAAACATTGCTAGACGTAATAAAAAGATAATCCTGGAATCCTTAAATTATCTCTAGAGGTTATCTTGAGAAGAGGTCGGCTACTTCCTAATAAGCCAGACACTCTTGCTTCGTCCGTAAAGTAAACCtactttaaaaataaaataaaataaataaataaataaatatatatatattatatcttCCCCACCCTATTTTATCTCACCCTTTATTCGTGCACGTAATATTAGAAGACTCACCTCCGTTAGATTTCAGCAAATATGCCAATGACTGTTGAAAGTATTTGCAATTTCTTTGCAATTCCTTGTTACCTTCCTTTTTTATTGTAAGAATATCTCTAATGAGTTACTGGTTTTTGCAGAAACTCTCGGACAGTAGCAACATAGATGGTTCAGTTGCCCTCTACCACTGCAAAACAAGGACCCATTTAATCCCTCTAAAATTAACCACCGTAACCCAACTTCCTTCCATCAAGGAAGTGGAGGCGGTTATAACTCCCACACGTCTTTATACATGAGCCCTTAACCACAAcgtaatgtagtcctatataggcaAGGCCTAATAGGAACCAGGAAAAATCAGAATTCTGGAACTGTTTATAGATGTGGGCTGTTTAgggtaaaattagggttagggttagggttttgagctagggttttatttggtaatgatgggcaggtttttaggagtctattggtgtaggtttggattgatttggatgaagttgaaaatctagggtttcgggttagaggccttgtaaaaatggagtgttttcaggatctagggtttaggggtggattttgggaaaggggtttatagggtattaatgggcaggtctagggggttattttggtataaagaagttagggtttggatgagttacgaaattctgcaatttagggcagaattggatttagggttttgatggacagattgggctgcaactgagatcgagtggatGGATAAGGCTGGATAGATTTTAGAGTGaggctagggttatgggaatcgattagggttaatGGAGGAATGGGGCTGTGAGTGATTCAGGGTTAAGgaactcaaataaaataaaagggggggggtgtTAGGGTTGGCTGTAGAAGGTTAGGGGAAAAAGGGAATAACTAAATTAACAAACAACTCACCGGATCTACAAATCTGCAGTAGCAGCAAGTTGaggaagcttgattgaagaagaagaaggacctcccaatctacaagatgcaaggagtcgccggaatccaccagccctcacccttgatatgactcacaaggggtcttgatatgactcacaagacaatTCTCAggcagagaagcagcagcagctaGGGCCAGCAACAAAATtcgatttttttaaaaacacaattggtgggggagcctctcccacgttttttattaaataagaggccaaaggccttattcctaaatctattacaatTCAAATTTCTCACTTAAAATCATGGAGAGGTGGACCTAattaaaaataacttaaaacttGAAGTAAAAAGACCTATCTACCTTTAATAACTTATAACAACTTAAAACTacttgaaaataaaagaagattctctactagccaataggatataagaacctattagccaataggagcacttcacttaaattagactaattgaaccaattggatgcaaccaatttaaaccggttcaattaaaaacacaaaataaaaacgaagtatagaactgaaataaactaaactaaggctccaactaaaaccctaggcttagggtggcttcttcaattcgaggaggctagaaTCTGCATCACAACGTCTCCAAGGGGATAGGCTATTGTGGCAATTTCGGCCACATCAGCCAACATTCTCCCTCTTGACTCATATTTCCACATGACAAAATGTGTCTTGAATTGCAAACTTGATATATCCTTAtacattacaacaacaacaacaagaataacaacaataactcagccttatcccaactaaatggtgtcagctacatggatccttgctttctaatcagctctattcgaggtcatacttgatataaggcctaagctatgcatgtctttcctcaccgcTTCTCctaaagtcattttaggtctgcccctgtcTGTTTttgttccttcaatctgaatcaaatcactcctccatagtagggcatccaaaggcctccgttgaatatggccatgccacctcaaacgactttctcgtagcttatcatgtatcaaagctactcccaaatcggctctaatttgatcattccttactttatgcctctttgccactcatccatctcaacatccaaATCTCCGCTACACTGATTTTATCTATATGATACTTTTTTAACTATCCAACATTCCAGACCATGCATCATAGCtagtcgtatgactgtcctataaaattttttatacaccatatactccatcttcgttctacttttcttaaaacctttttcgttccaaggttgatctccataactctaacttggcgttaatccttgcttttgtctcatccaccaaattaatatcatcagcaaaaagcattcACTAAGGAACctatcttgaatgtctctgggtaaatcatccatgataagcgcagacaaataagggcttaaagctgatgcttgatgtaacccaattgcaattgggaattcactgccttgaccccccacagttcttacacttgtcactgCACCATCATACAtgtctttaattatgtccacatatttacttgaaacacttctcttctctagattACTGTatgttaaaaaaatgaaaattataaCCTATGAATCATGGCAGTACATGTCCATTATCTAGAACACCCCCTCCATGTATTATAATGAGCAATCTATTCAAAATGAACCTTTATGTGGCAAGTTTCAACTTTATAAATTCAACCCCATGGTTAATTATGGGTTTAACTTTATTGCATTCTGTCCTTAAAGGCATTTGTCATTCCAAACTTTATGTTCACAAAACAAGAATGACAAAAATACTTAGATTTGGAATCATCAACTGTCTATAGTAGTGCCTTTTATAAAACATCAGATACATAATGATTTACATAGTCTTATACGGCCCACATGATCAAAAAATATCTTGGGCGGAAGCTCTTTGTTGAAAGGGCCAGCaatcatagttgttaaggcacTAGGCAATCCAAGGTGTTTCCTTGTCCATTCTGAACTAGGACATTTAAACATAGGAAAAATAGGAAAGTAACTAAAAACAAAATTCTACTTAAATAGAACTCCATAGTAGGGCTAGGAACCTTGGTTCCTTAATAGGATTGAGTCTAGAATTGATTCATGTgatgagaaaaagaaggattACTATTGCatgtattcaagagactagatggaacgGTAAGAAAGGTAAGGAGTTGGACGACTTTAAACTGTGTTATATGGGGGAGCAAAGCAATTtaagtggagtgggcatagtgGTGGATAAAAATCTAAAGAATGAGgtagtggatgttaaaagaCTTGTCCATCAAACTTGTGTTAGAGAGAGGTAGTCAATATTATCAGTGCTTACGCTACCCAAGTAGGATTGGAcgaaagtagtaagttacaattaTGGAAAAACttggatggattagtgcaagatattagtcaaggagaaaaaattattatagggggtgatctgaatggTCATCTAGGGAcagatcgtagaggctatgaaagTGTACATGGAGGTTATGGATTTGGTGAGAGAAATGAGGAGGGTATCTCATTTTAGATTTTGCGGTTGCTTATGATCTGTCCGTTGTAAACAcctactttgaaaagagagaagagcatTTAGTCACCTACAAAAGTGGACATCATATTAGCCAAATAGATGTCATTCTAACTAGAAGGTCTGGCAGATTGATTTGTAAGAACTGAAAAGTTATCCCAGGGGAAAGCCTAACCACTTAACCTAGATTGGTGGCTATGGACATGTGTTTCATCGCGCAGGATCATAAGAAGCCTAACCACTTAACATAGATTGGTGGCCATGGACATGTGTTTCATCACGCAGGATCATAAGATAGGGAAGCCTTTCTGCCCTAAGGTAAGGTCGTGGAACTTGAAAGAAGACTCCTCGACGTCATTTACTgcaaagtggtcaaacaaggaaagtgtcTAAAGAGGTAGATACTAATttgatgtggaacgagatgtcTACATGTATTAAGAAGGTGTCTAAAGAGTCCTAGGGTAATCAGAAGGAAAATGTCGTCCTCCTAAGGAGACTtggtgatgtagatcacaagtccatatgtacttgcaggaacaagccccaaaaccagcccaacaaggttgtggatttgactgctgtgagaggcagcctggtctgataatgtggcaagtttttgttggttcgatggagcgtCACCTAAAGCAACTTGAActacttcaaaaaaaaaagaaagttactGTTCATATGAACAATACCGAACTACTGTTCACGTGATCTGTGTTATGGGTCCATACTTGAATGGAGAAGGAAGTCCAAGCAAATAATTGAGATTCTGTGGGCCCCACTGAGATAGCAAGACAAAACAGATTTTATTGCTGCCTAATAGTTTCAATTTTAGTGTCCTTCCTTTTGCTTTAGAAGGCTGATATATAAAACCTTAAAAGTTCCTAATTCtagttagtttttattttagtgtccttccttttgttttagaagGCGGATATATAAAgccttagtttctaattctagttagtttctattttcaatgaGTTGTCGTTGTTACTGGTTGCTaggtttagtagtttctatttcctactttctattttctaccttctattttgtaagcttgcctaagctattaataggccccctattgcaaggaaggatcagatttggagaaaagaaaTTTCAAGCCTTGTTGCCAttggttatgggagaaatttcATGTTTCAACAgttgagatagctgtgggtgagagacccaggctgagagagccattccctaCCCCACTTctcttctatatccctttcttcttcttcttatccttttatgttcttctttatATGTAACAGAAAAGTagcagtaaaaaaaaaaaaaagagttgcattttttaatttgttcttttcattgtatcAATCCTGgttgcaatcgatctcccgctggtttctcTGGTTCAAGGTCGATTTCTGCAttacttggtggtgggatgatgaggtccaagcaaCCATCAAGACTAAGAAAGTTAGTTTCAGagcatggcaaaggactaaggatgtagaagATCTGAAAAGTTATAAATCTACTAGAAATGAAGCTATGAAGATTGTGGGGATTGTGGGGATTacaagggcgaagaaatatgaagattttATAACAACTTCAACATCAAAGAAGGGGGAAAACTATCTATAAGATGGCTAGAATGAGGGAAAGGATGAGTTGAGATTttgaccatgttagatgcattaaaagtgaTAATGGTGGAGTCCTAGTAAGGAATGAGGACATCGAGGAGAGATGGAATTGTTATTTTTACAGCCTACTTAATGAAACCAATCCGAGTTATAGTAGACCAGAACAAGGCACTACACATCAAGTCACCTGTCGAAGGTATATatgtaaaattagggtttttgaagtaaaagaagcactaagaaagatgaaaatagccAAAGCTCCAGGCCCAGATGgagtcccaatagaagtgtagaagagcttaggaatttgtggCTTATCTTGGTTAACTacgctgtttaataagattatgtgCACTGAGAGAATGCCAGATGactggaggagaagcattgtggtcccaattttcaaaaataaaggCAATATCCAAAGTTgaaataactatagaagcatgaaactaatgagtcatactatgaaattatggtagagggttattgaaacccacctaagAAAAGAGACCACTATTTCGAAGaaccaatttgattttatgtcaagaagatccacaacagaagctatctacctacttaggagacttatggaaagatttagagagagcaagaaggatctccatatggtctttattgacctagtcTTATGACACAgttcctagagatttaatctggcaTGTGCTACGTAGGAGAAATGTTttaagtaaatatgtggacataattaaagacatgtatgatggtgtggtgactagtgtaagaaccgtGGGGGTCAAGGTAGcgaattcccaattacagttgggttacaatcaaggatcaactttaagccct is drawn from Telopea speciosissima isolate NSW1024214 ecotype Mountain lineage chromosome 1, Tspe_v1, whole genome shotgun sequence and contains these coding sequences:
- the LOC122672158 gene encoding mediator of RNA polymerase II transcription subunit 10b-like; this translates as MDSSQNSFSATGNGPIKLSKETDDQKQNLNQVINSIQKTLGHLLQLHVTVSSFSVASQLPLLQRLNALVSELDTMQKLAENCNIQVPMEVVNLIDDGKNPDELTRDIFNSCIARNQITKGKTDAFKGVRKHLLEELEQAFPDEVEAYREIRATSAADSKRLAQSQSILANGDVKVKTEHK